The following are encoded in a window of Corynebacterium marinum DSM 44953 genomic DNA:
- the ssd gene encoding septum site-determining protein Ssd, which translates to MSSTYILVAVGDPVIHPEATHVAAATGHGVVDTVDPREITRLMSRAHAVLVDADTAGHVATLDRRPGIHFLSADPGPVDWRAALHCHAENAYVLPAQAADLLSALGHARAPGTGSGHASGRASGRAADRAAQDPAPAPTQGTLIGVCGSAGGAGVSTLAAALARTAVRHHPVTLIDADDRSGGLDLLLGLEDAAGARWPDLRLGEGTVAGADLRAALPATPDGIAVLSTARSTLADPFRLTGDNVRPVLESLADSPGVTVVDLPAHGPATGAITDACDRVVLLIPAEVRAAAAAARLAADLTRTRTATVGVARHRGWSGLSAEDLSKITRCQILGELGHIPRLARVAELGGLPERLPGALTATARLVLADAGVPL; encoded by the coding sequence ATGAGCAGCACCTACATCCTCGTGGCAGTCGGCGATCCCGTCATCCACCCCGAAGCCACACACGTCGCGGCCGCGACCGGCCACGGGGTCGTCGACACCGTCGACCCCCGCGAGATCACCCGCCTGATGTCCCGCGCCCACGCCGTGCTCGTGGACGCAGACACCGCCGGCCACGTCGCCACACTCGACCGGCGGCCCGGCATCCACTTCCTCTCGGCTGACCCCGGCCCCGTCGACTGGCGCGCGGCCCTGCACTGCCACGCGGAGAACGCCTACGTTCTCCCCGCCCAGGCCGCCGACCTGCTCTCCGCACTGGGTCACGCCCGAGCGCCGGGCACCGGGTCCGGCCACGCCTCCGGCCGCGCGTCAGGGCGGGCGGCCGACCGTGCCGCGCAGGACCCGGCACCCGCACCCACGCAGGGCACCCTCATCGGCGTGTGCGGATCCGCCGGCGGGGCAGGCGTCTCGACCCTGGCGGCCGCCCTCGCCCGCACCGCCGTCCGCCACCACCCGGTCACGCTCATCGACGCCGATGACCGCTCCGGCGGACTGGACCTCCTCCTCGGCCTGGAGGACGCCGCCGGTGCCCGCTGGCCGGACCTGCGGCTCGGCGAAGGAACCGTCGCAGGCGCGGACCTGCGGGCGGCGCTGCCCGCCACACCCGACGGAATCGCCGTCCTGTCCACCGCCCGCAGCACTCTCGCCGACCCTTTCCGGCTCACCGGGGACAACGTGCGACCCGTGCTCGAGTCGCTGGCGGACTCGCCCGGGGTCACCGTCGTCGACCTGCCGGCCCACGGCCCTGCCACGGGGGCAATCACCGATGCCTGCGACAGGGTCGTCCTGCTCATCCCCGCCGAGGTGCGCGCCGCGGCGGCCGCCGCCCGCCTGGCCGCCGACCTCACGCGCACCCGGACGGCCACCGTCGGCGTCGCCCGCCACCGCGGCTGGTCCGGGTTGAGCGCCGAAGACCTGTCCAAGATCACCCGGTGCCAGATCCTCGGCGAACTCGGACACATCCCCCGCCTGGCCCGGGTCGCGGAACTCGGCGGGCTGCCGGAACGCCTCCCCGGCGCGCTCACGGCCACCGCCCGCCTGGTGCTGGCCGACGCGGGGGTGCCGCTGTGA
- a CDS encoding TadA family conjugal transfer-associated ATPase, whose product MEKVQRRLVDSPAAATDAAELARLIREEAGVISDVDVLDLLRRLRHDSTGVGLLEAVLSLDGITDIVVNGPDQVWFDRGAGLERAEVAFADDAEVRQLATRLATACGRRLDDAQPFADGRLTRDDGSIIRIHALLAPPSAHHTCLSLRVLRQATTTLSQLVARGTVGEEIAQVLRGVVKHHRAFLVVGGTGTGKTTLLAALLAEVSHRERILCIEDTAELQPPHPHVLNLVARSRNIEGSGEITMSDLLKQALRMRPDRIVVGEIRGAEVVDLLAALNTGHRGGAGTIHANSLAEVPARMEALAALGGLDRAALHSQLAAAVDVVVVMRRLDDGRRIVHQLGLLSGVPVAAHPVWDSDHGALPGFEALRQALP is encoded by the coding sequence ATGGAGAAAGTGCAGCGCAGGCTCGTGGACTCTCCCGCCGCTGCCACCGACGCCGCCGAACTCGCCCGCCTCATCCGGGAGGAGGCGGGCGTCATCTCCGACGTCGACGTCCTCGACCTGCTCCGGCGCCTGCGCCACGACTCCACCGGAGTCGGGCTGCTCGAGGCAGTACTGTCCCTCGACGGCATCACCGACATCGTGGTCAACGGGCCGGACCAGGTGTGGTTCGACCGCGGCGCCGGGCTGGAACGCGCTGAGGTCGCCTTCGCCGACGACGCCGAGGTGCGCCAGCTGGCCACCCGCCTGGCCACCGCCTGCGGCCGCCGGCTCGACGACGCCCAACCCTTCGCCGACGGTCGGCTCACCCGCGACGACGGCTCCATCATCCGCATCCACGCGCTGCTCGCCCCGCCCTCGGCCCACCACACGTGCCTGAGCCTGCGGGTGCTGCGCCAGGCGACGACCACGCTCAGCCAGCTCGTCGCCCGCGGGACGGTGGGCGAGGAGATCGCGCAGGTGCTGCGCGGCGTCGTCAAGCACCACCGCGCCTTCCTCGTCGTCGGCGGCACCGGCACCGGGAAGACCACTCTGCTGGCGGCGCTGCTGGCAGAGGTCAGCCACAGAGAGAGGATCCTGTGCATCGAGGACACCGCAGAGTTACAGCCCCCGCACCCGCACGTGCTCAACCTGGTGGCCCGGTCCCGCAACATTGAGGGCAGCGGCGAGATCACCATGTCCGACCTGCTCAAACAGGCGCTGCGTATGCGGCCCGACCGCATCGTCGTCGGCGAGATCCGCGGGGCGGAGGTCGTCGACCTGCTCGCGGCGCTCAACACGGGGCACCGGGGAGGAGCCGGCACCATCCACGCCAACTCGCTGGCGGAGGTCCCCGCCCGTATGGAGGCCCTCGCGGCGCTCGGCGGACTCGACCGGGCGGCACTGCACTCCCAGTTGGCGGCGGCTGTCGACGTGGTCGTCGTGATGCGCCGGCTCGACGACGGCCGCCGCATCGTCCACCAGCTCGGCCTGCTCAGCGGCGTACCCGTGGCGGCGCACCCCGTGTGGGACAGCGACCACGGCGCGCTCCCGGGCTTCGAGGCTCTCAGGCAGGCCCTCCCATGA
- a CDS encoding type II secretion system F family protein: MTVLLLTAAHLALTAPAPAGRLRPGPPTKLRALLPLAAGAGLAAFLVLGRLSVAVAALLIAGTAGWAVRGMRTRRRTLRRETVAASFLGHLCGELQAGSAMPDAVEHAAANLPEDTPPELARTLRRVCGHLRRGASGARILTESSGEVPELAGLGTLWSLADRHGLPLAPLVGQAQTRIDTRLRHRTATSATLQGPQATAVILTLLPFAGIAMGTAMGADPVGFLLGGGLGGILLVAGTALAAAGFVWSRHIIGRAAP, encoded by the coding sequence ATGACTGTCCTCCTGTTGACGGCCGCCCATCTGGCGTTGACCGCCCCCGCACCGGCCGGCCGGCTGCGTCCCGGCCCGCCGACGAAGCTCCGCGCGCTGCTTCCCCTGGCCGCGGGCGCGGGTCTAGCGGCCTTCCTGGTGCTCGGCCGGCTCAGCGTCGCGGTCGCCGCGCTGCTCATCGCCGGCACCGCGGGGTGGGCGGTCCGCGGCATGCGCACACGCCGCCGCACCCTCCGGCGTGAAACCGTCGCCGCATCCTTCCTCGGCCACCTCTGCGGTGAACTGCAGGCCGGCAGCGCCATGCCCGACGCGGTGGAGCACGCCGCCGCCAACCTGCCCGAGGACACCCCGCCCGAGCTCGCCCGCACCCTGCGCCGGGTCTGCGGTCACCTCCGGCGCGGGGCGTCGGGGGCGCGCATCCTGACGGAAAGCTCGGGCGAGGTACCCGAACTGGCGGGACTGGGGACGCTCTGGTCGCTCGCCGACCGCCACGGGCTGCCGCTGGCCCCGCTGGTGGGGCAGGCGCAGACGCGCATCGACACCCGCCTGCGCCACCGCACCGCCACGTCCGCCACGCTCCAGGGGCCGCAGGCGACCGCGGTGATCCTCACCCTGCTGCCTTTCGCCGGAATCGCGATGGGCACCGCGATGGGGGCCGACCCTGTCGGCTTCCTCCTCGGCGGGGGACTGGGCGGCATCCTGCTGGTCGCCGGCACAGCCCTGGCAGCGGCCGGATTCGTGTGGTCCCGCCACATCATCGGGAGGGCGGCCCCGTGA
- a CDS encoding type II secretion system F family protein, whose translation MTLVLLALVLLLPEPRAADRLRVRGPKTPRDGPRAGADPDRLALAADIDLYAACLRAGLTPAAAAVALAEAGSDPVTGEAWRAVSALLAIGVPAERAWAEVADLPGLGDLAGLARMSGRSGSAMSEACGRISAGLRAAAADRATARAERAGVLIALPLTACFLPAFLVLGLAPVVISLGTELLS comes from the coding sequence GTGACACTCGTCCTCCTCGCACTCGTGCTGCTCCTGCCCGAACCCCGCGCCGCCGACCGCCTGCGGGTGCGCGGTCCGAAGACCCCGCGCGACGGGCCGCGCGCCGGCGCCGATCCTGACCGCCTGGCGCTCGCCGCCGACATCGACCTCTACGCCGCGTGCCTGCGCGCCGGGTTGACCCCGGCCGCGGCCGCCGTGGCCCTGGCCGAGGCCGGCAGCGACCCCGTCACCGGGGAGGCCTGGCGTGCCGTGTCTGCGCTCCTGGCGATCGGGGTGCCCGCCGAACGTGCCTGGGCGGAGGTCGCTGACCTACCAGGCCTGGGCGACCTCGCCGGACTGGCCCGGATGTCCGGGCGCTCCGGCTCCGCCATGTCGGAGGCCTGCGGACGCATCAGCGCCGGCCTGCGGGCCGCCGCCGCCGACCGGGCCACCGCCCGCGCCGAACGCGCAGGGGTGCTCATTGCCCTGCCGCTGACGGCCTGTTTCCTGCCCGCCTTCCTCGTGCTCGGCCTGGCCCCCGTGGTCATCAGCCTGGGCACCGAACTACTCAGCTGA
- a CDS encoding DUF4244 domain-containing protein: MTLYHRTRTLLTSDDGMSTVEYAMGSLAAAALAAVLYAVVNAQGVVDAIESIITDALSSAP, from the coding sequence ATGACCCTCTACCACCGAACCCGCACCCTGCTGACCAGCGACGACGGAATGTCGACGGTGGAATACGCCATGGGTAGCCTCGCGGCCGCGGCGCTGGCCGCCGTGCTCTATGCCGTCGTCAACGCCCAGGGCGTGGTCGACGCGATCGAGTCGATCATCACCGACGCTCTGTCCAGCGCCCCCTGA
- a CDS encoding Rv3654c family TadE-like protein, with product MPTIAAAGFSAALISLSLVVVGAAAQVSAHHQARVAADVAAVAAAAAHSRGEDGCAVARQVAGRNGASMSGCGVSGADVTVTVAVRGREVTSTAGPV from the coding sequence GTGCCGACCATCGCCGCCGCCGGGTTCTCCGCCGCACTGATCAGCCTGTCGCTGGTGGTGGTCGGGGCGGCCGCCCAGGTCAGCGCCCACCATCAGGCCCGGGTGGCGGCCGACGTCGCCGCAGTGGCGGCCGCCGCCGCGCACTCCCGCGGCGAGGACGGCTGCGCCGTGGCGCGGCAGGTGGCGGGGCGCAACGGGGCCTCGATGAGCGGGTGCGGGGTGTCGGGGGCGGACGTCACCGTCACCGTGGCTGTCCGCGGAAGGGAGGTCACGTCGACGGCGGGGCCGGTGTAG
- a CDS encoding DEAD/DEAH box helicase, whose translation MTTPNPLGEELAAEIIRRFPDSTCTYSTTLAARPAATVAWPGWVHPGLKNFLAETGITALYSHQAQTADLAHEGNDVVLATGTSSGKSLGYLLPILTRLADDPTACALYLTPTKALGSDQLAAVSRLTREVGGLQTIHPAPYDGDTPSEARAGIRDATRFVFTNPDMLHMSVLANHARWARLLRHLRFIVVDECHTYRGVFGANVSLVLRRLLRIAAHYGARPTVILASATANDPAGHAANLIGRPVTAVTGDGAPAGARTVMLWEPGFLEGVEGEQGAPVRRAATTEAAGIMATLVAEGARTLTFVRSRRSAEVVAMSAREALSAMGRPDFARRIAAYRAGYLAEDRRRLEHELDDGTLLGVATTNALELGIDVGGLDAVVTAGFPGTVASFWQQAGRAGRRGQGSIVVLVARDEPMDTYLIHHPDALLGRPVERSVFNPRNPYVLRGHVYCAAVEKPLSDRDVVAFGAQEVVDELTAEGFLRRRPRGWFPAPLRDAPLTPDTAHSSVNLRGGSGQEVMIVDVSDGRLLGTVDAARAAAQVHPGAVYLHQGESFVVEELDFDDHIALARPELPDYSTVARSTTDIRILDSPGGDELVNYSPGLWAANVEVEVTDRVTGYLVTLADGSSSDLVPLDMPEQRLRTRAVAYTVDPLALEAMGIAAADAPGSLHAAEHAAIGLLPLIATCDRWDIGGVSTALHPDTHLPTVFVYDGHPGGAGFADAGFARFPEWIRATFEAVRSCGCESGCPSCVQSPKCGNGNNPLDKAGALKLLGALVTMTGATPAPPST comes from the coding sequence ATGACCACGCCGAACCCCCTGGGCGAAGAACTCGCCGCCGAGATAATCCGCCGCTTTCCTGACTCCACCTGCACTTATTCCACAACTCTCGCCGCCCGCCCCGCCGCCACGGTGGCATGGCCCGGCTGGGTTCACCCCGGTCTGAAGAATTTTCTCGCCGAGACCGGAATCACCGCCCTTTACAGCCATCAGGCGCAGACCGCGGACCTCGCCCACGAGGGAAACGACGTCGTTCTCGCCACCGGCACCTCCTCGGGGAAGTCGCTCGGCTACCTCCTGCCCATCCTCACCCGGCTGGCGGACGACCCCACCGCCTGCGCCCTGTACCTGACCCCGACGAAGGCGTTGGGCTCCGACCAGCTCGCGGCGGTGAGCCGCCTCACCCGCGAAGTCGGGGGACTGCAGACCATCCACCCCGCCCCCTACGACGGGGACACACCCTCCGAGGCGCGCGCCGGCATCCGCGACGCCACCCGGTTCGTGTTCACCAACCCGGACATGCTGCACATGTCTGTGCTGGCCAACCATGCCCGCTGGGCCCGGCTGCTGCGGCACCTGCGTTTCATCGTGGTCGACGAGTGTCACACCTACCGCGGGGTCTTCGGGGCGAACGTGTCCCTGGTGCTGCGCCGACTGCTCCGCATCGCCGCACACTACGGGGCCCGGCCGACGGTGATCCTGGCGTCTGCGACGGCGAACGACCCCGCCGGCCACGCGGCCAACCTCATCGGCCGGCCGGTCACCGCGGTGACCGGGGACGGCGCCCCGGCCGGGGCCCGGACGGTCATGCTGTGGGAACCGGGTTTCCTCGAAGGGGTGGAGGGCGAGCAGGGTGCCCCGGTCCGCCGGGCCGCCACGACGGAGGCCGCCGGCATCATGGCGACCCTGGTGGCGGAGGGCGCGCGCACCCTGACCTTCGTACGTTCCCGCAGGTCTGCAGAGGTGGTGGCGATGAGCGCCAGGGAGGCACTGTCGGCGATGGGCCGCCCGGATTTCGCACGTCGGATCGCCGCGTACCGGGCGGGTTACCTGGCGGAGGACCGCCGCCGGCTGGAGCACGAACTCGACGACGGCACCCTGCTGGGTGTGGCCACGACGAACGCCCTCGAGCTGGGCATCGACGTCGGCGGCCTGGACGCCGTGGTCACCGCCGGTTTCCCCGGCACAGTCGCCAGCTTCTGGCAGCAGGCCGGGCGGGCCGGCCGGCGCGGGCAGGGCTCGATCGTGGTCCTCGTCGCCCGCGACGAGCCGATGGACACCTACCTCATCCACCACCCCGACGCGCTCCTGGGCCGGCCGGTGGAGCGTTCGGTGTTCAACCCCCGCAACCCCTACGTGCTGCGCGGACACGTCTACTGCGCAGCCGTCGAGAAGCCACTGAGCGACCGGGACGTCGTCGCTTTCGGGGCGCAGGAGGTGGTCGACGAACTCACCGCCGAAGGTTTTCTGCGCCGCCGCCCGCGCGGCTGGTTCCCGGCCCCGCTCCGCGACGCCCCCCTCACCCCCGACACCGCCCATTCCTCCGTCAACCTGCGCGGCGGTTCCGGGCAGGAGGTCATGATCGTCGATGTCTCGGACGGCCGGTTGCTCGGCACCGTCGACGCGGCGCGCGCCGCCGCCCAGGTCCATCCCGGCGCGGTGTACCTGCACCAGGGCGAGAGCTTCGTCGTCGAGGAGCTCGACTTCGACGACCACATCGCCCTGGCCCGTCCGGAGCTCCCCGACTACAGCACCGTCGCCCGCTCGACGACCGACATCCGCATCCTCGACTCCCCGGGCGGGGATGAGCTGGTCAACTACTCCCCCGGCCTGTGGGCGGCGAACGTGGAGGTGGAGGTCACCGACCGGGTGACCGGTTACCTGGTCACACTCGCCGACGGCAGCAGTTCCGATCTCGTCCCCCTGGACATGCCGGAGCAGCGCCTGCGCACCCGCGCGGTCGCCTACACCGTCGACCCGCTCGCGCTCGAGGCGATGGGCATCGCCGCAGCCGACGCCCCGGGCTCGCTGCACGCGGCGGAGCACGCGGCGATCGGGCTGCTGCCGCTGATCGCCACGTGCGACCGCTGGGACATCGGCGGGGTGTCCACCGCCCTGCACCCGGACACGCACCTGCCGACGGTGTTCGTCTACGACGGACACCCCGGCGGCGCGGGTTTCGCCGATGCCGGATTCGCCCGCTTCCCGGAGTGGATCCGGGCGACCTTCGAGGCGGTGCGCTCCTGCGGCTGCGAGTCGGGCTGCCCCTCGTGCGTGCAGTCGCCCAAGTGCGGCAACGGCAACAACCCGCTGGACAAGGCCGGCGCGTTGAAGCTGCTGGGCGCCCTGGTGACCATGACGGGAGCTACACCGGCCCCGCCGTCGACGTGA
- a CDS encoding cold-shock protein yields the protein MAQGTVKWFNAEKGFGFIAPADGSADVFVHYSEIQGAGFRTLEENQQVEFEVGEGAKGPQAQAVHPL from the coding sequence ATGGCACAGGGAACTGTGAAGTGGTTCAACGCTGAGAAGGGCTTCGGCTTTATCGCTCCGGCCGATGGCTCCGCTGACGTCTTCGTCCACTACTCCGAGATCCAGGGCGCGGGCTTCCGCACCCTCGAAGAGAACCAGCAGGTCGAGTTCGAGGTCGGCGAGGGCGCCAAGGGCCCGCAGGCCCAGGCTGTTCACCCGCTCTAA
- a CDS encoding DedA family protein: MTDQIVTWVETLLTLPAFYPVLALLVILDSLLPLIPSEAVLTLAGSWSGARGVPHLFTVIQIAVAAAMIGDNLCYFLGTRLIGFVERVPDDSARGRAVSWVRLNIRRRAGTTIIVARFIPWARWFMTIMLGSVRYPWRWFFLYDTIGVFIWATQATLIGYLGGRMFSDYPLIGMAVGITLGTLVGLVIQRAQEHVYRKQAENQQ; this comes from the coding sequence ATGACGGACCAGATCGTGACCTGGGTGGAGACCCTGCTGACGCTTCCGGCCTTCTACCCCGTCCTCGCGCTGCTGGTCATCCTGGATTCCCTGCTGCCGCTCATCCCCAGCGAGGCGGTCCTCACCCTGGCCGGATCCTGGTCCGGGGCCCGGGGAGTCCCGCACCTGTTCACGGTCATCCAGATTGCCGTGGCCGCCGCCATGATCGGCGACAACCTCTGCTATTTCCTGGGCACCCGCCTGATCGGGTTCGTCGAGCGCGTCCCCGACGACTCCGCCCGGGGGAGGGCAGTCTCGTGGGTGCGCCTCAACATCCGCCGGAGGGCCGGCACCACCATCATCGTCGCCCGGTTCATCCCCTGGGCACGCTGGTTCATGACGATCATGCTCGGCTCGGTCCGCTACCCCTGGCGCTGGTTCTTCCTCTACGACACCATCGGGGTGTTCATCTGGGCGACCCAGGCCACGCTCATCGGCTACCTGGGGGGCCGGATGTTCTCCGACTACCCCCTCATCGGCATGGCTGTGGGCATCACCCTGGGCACGCTCGTCGGCCTGGTGATCCAGCGGGCGCAGGAACACGTGTACCGGAAACAGGCTGAAAACCAACAATGA
- the topA gene encoding type I DNA topoisomerase, with protein sequence MAEAKGSGKKTLVIVESSTKAKKIQPYLGSDYIVEASVGHIRDLPRGAADVPVKYKKEPWARLGVDTENGFAPLYVVSPDKKKKVADLKAKLKLCDELLLATDPDREGEAIAWHLLEVLKPTVPVRRMVFNEITKPAILAAAENTRELDENLVDAQETRRILDRLYGYEVSPVLWKKVMPRLSAGRVQSVATRVIVERERERMAFISAEYWDLSADLDTGNEAEDPENPRNFQAKLATIDGRRVAQGRDFDDRGQLKGEAVVVGKQQAEALAESLRGVDMQVSGVEEKPYTRKPYAPFMTSTLQQESGRKLHYTSDRTMRIAQRLYENGHITYMRTDSTSLSAQGMEAARQQAKELYGDAFVAATPRRYDRKAKNSQEAHEAIRPAGERFATPGELHGQLDAEEFKLYELIWQRTVASQMSDAKGTSMKVTIAGTARTGERTEFSATGRTLTFPGFLRAYVETTRLSDGRDVADNAEKRLPNLAEGDRLTATSINADGHSTNPPARYTEASLVKKMEELGIGRPSTYASIIKTIQDRGYVVPRGNALVPSWVAFAVVGLLENNFGPLVDYDFTSSMEDELDNIAAGEEDRTEWLTGFYFGDAEADDSTAESVARHGGLKALVGENLEHIDARSVNSLHLFDDEEGRPVYVRVGRYGPYIERKVGENADGEPEYQRANLPETTTPDELSLEFAEKLFATPQGGRELGVNPANGRTIVVKEGRYGPYVTEVVRDDERATAEASAEKVVVKERAEEDAQRAAEGKRAKNWETKTAAAQKEKRIAALVEENLKPGTASLFKTMEPASVTLEDALRLLSLPREVGVDPADNEVITAQNGRYGPYLKKGTDSRSLTDEDQIFSVTLDEARRIYAEPKRRGRAAAQPPLKTLGDNDVSGKPMTVKDGRFGPYVTDGTTNASLRKGDNPETITDARANELLSERRAKEAADGGAPAKKAPAKKAPAKKTTAKKTTAKKTTRKAPSPGTKRVVKAGTRKK encoded by the coding sequence GTGGCAGAAGCTAAGGGATCAGGGAAGAAGACCCTGGTCATTGTGGAGTCGTCGACCAAGGCGAAGAAGATCCAGCCTTATCTGGGCAGCGACTATATTGTCGAGGCCTCGGTCGGCCACATCCGTGATCTTCCCCGCGGTGCCGCCGACGTGCCGGTGAAATACAAGAAGGAACCCTGGGCCCGCCTCGGCGTGGACACGGAGAACGGTTTCGCCCCGCTGTACGTGGTCAGCCCGGACAAGAAGAAGAAGGTCGCCGACCTCAAGGCGAAGCTGAAGCTCTGCGACGAGCTGCTGCTGGCCACTGACCCCGACCGCGAGGGCGAGGCCATCGCGTGGCACCTGCTCGAGGTCCTCAAACCGACGGTGCCGGTGCGCCGGATGGTGTTCAACGAGATCACCAAGCCGGCGATCCTCGCCGCCGCGGAGAACACCCGCGAGCTGGACGAGAACCTCGTCGATGCCCAGGAGACCCGCCGCATCCTCGACCGCCTCTACGGCTACGAAGTGTCCCCGGTCCTGTGGAAGAAGGTCATGCCGCGGTTGTCGGCCGGCCGCGTCCAGTCGGTTGCCACCCGCGTCATCGTCGAGCGGGAGCGCGAGCGCATGGCGTTCATCTCCGCCGAGTACTGGGATCTGAGCGCCGACCTGGACACCGGCAACGAGGCCGAGGACCCGGAGAACCCGCGGAACTTCCAGGCGAAGCTGGCGACGATCGACGGTCGACGGGTCGCCCAGGGGCGCGACTTCGATGACCGCGGACAGCTCAAGGGGGAGGCGGTGGTCGTCGGCAAGCAACAGGCCGAGGCGCTCGCCGAGTCTCTCCGGGGCGTGGACATGCAGGTCTCCGGAGTGGAGGAGAAGCCCTACACGCGCAAGCCCTACGCGCCGTTCATGACGTCGACCCTCCAGCAGGAGTCCGGCCGGAAGCTGCACTACACCTCGGACCGCACGATGCGCATCGCGCAGCGGCTCTACGAGAACGGCCACATCACCTACATGCGTACCGACTCGACCTCGCTGTCCGCGCAGGGCATGGAGGCGGCGCGTCAGCAGGCGAAGGAACTCTACGGGGACGCCTTCGTCGCCGCCACGCCCCGCAGGTACGACCGCAAGGCGAAGAACTCGCAGGAGGCGCACGAGGCGATCCGCCCCGCCGGCGAGCGCTTCGCCACCCCCGGCGAGCTGCACGGACAGCTCGACGCGGAAGAATTCAAGCTCTACGAGCTGATCTGGCAGCGCACCGTCGCCTCGCAGATGTCGGACGCGAAGGGCACCTCCATGAAGGTGACCATCGCCGGCACCGCCCGCACCGGCGAGCGGACCGAGTTCTCCGCCACCGGCCGTACCCTCACCTTCCCGGGTTTCCTGCGCGCCTACGTGGAGACCACCCGGCTCTCCGACGGCCGCGACGTCGCCGACAACGCGGAGAAGCGCCTGCCGAACCTCGCCGAGGGCGACCGGCTCACCGCCACCTCGATCAACGCCGACGGACACTCCACCAACCCGCCGGCCCGCTACACCGAGGCCAGCCTGGTCAAGAAGATGGAGGAGCTCGGCATCGGGCGCCCGTCGACGTACGCGTCCATCATCAAGACCATCCAGGACCGCGGTTACGTCGTCCCCCGCGGCAACGCGCTCGTGCCCAGCTGGGTTGCGTTCGCCGTCGTCGGCCTGCTGGAGAACAACTTCGGCCCGCTGGTGGACTACGACTTCACATCCTCCATGGAGGACGAGCTCGACAACATCGCCGCAGGCGAGGAGGACCGCACCGAGTGGCTCACCGGCTTCTACTTCGGCGACGCCGAGGCCGATGACAGCACCGCCGAGTCCGTCGCCCGCCACGGTGGCCTGAAGGCGCTGGTGGGTGAGAACCTCGAGCACATCGACGCCCGCTCGGTGAACTCGCTGCACCTCTTCGACGACGAGGAAGGCCGACCCGTCTACGTCCGCGTCGGCCGGTACGGCCCCTACATCGAGCGCAAGGTCGGCGAGAACGCCGACGGCGAGCCGGAGTACCAGCGCGCCAACCTGCCCGAGACCACCACCCCGGACGAGCTCAGCCTGGAGTTCGCCGAGAAACTCTTCGCCACTCCGCAGGGCGGCCGCGAGCTGGGGGTCAACCCGGCCAACGGCCGCACCATCGTGGTGAAGGAGGGCCGCTACGGCCCCTACGTCACGGAGGTCGTGCGCGACGACGAGCGCGCCACCGCCGAGGCCTCCGCTGAAAAGGTCGTGGTGAAGGAACGCGCGGAGGAGGATGCCCAGCGCGCCGCCGAGGGCAAACGGGCCAAGAACTGGGAGACCAAGACCGCGGCCGCCCAGAAGGAGAAGCGGATCGCCGCCCTGGTGGAGGAGAACCTCAAGCCGGGTACCGCATCGCTCTTCAAGACGATGGAGCCGGCGTCGGTGACCCTCGAGGACGCCCTCCGTCTGCTCAGCCTCCCCCGCGAGGTCGGCGTCGACCCCGCAGACAACGAGGTCATCACCGCCCAGAACGGCCGCTACGGCCCGTACCTGAAGAAGGGCACCGACTCCCGCTCCCTGACGGACGAGGACCAGATCTTCAGCGTCACGCTGGACGAGGCCCGCCGCATCTACGCCGAGCCCAAGCGCCGGGGACGAGCCGCCGCGCAGCCTCCCCTGAAAACGCTCGGCGACAACGACGTCTCCGGCAAGCCGATGACCGTGAAGGACGGCCGTTTCGGCCCCTACGTCACCGACGGCACCACCAACGCCTCGCTGCGCAAGGGCGACAACCCGGAGACCATCACCGACGCGCGCGCCAACGAGCTGCTCTCCGAGCGCCGCGCCAAGGAGGCCGCGGACGGCGGTGCCCCCGCGAAGAAGGCCCCCGCGAAGAAGGCCCCGGCCAAAAAGACGACCGCGAAGAAGACGACGGCGAAGAAAACGACACGCAAGGCGCCCTCCCCGGGCACCAAGCGCGTGGTCAAGGCGGGCACGCGGAAGAAGTAG